The DNA sequence CGGTGTACAACGAGGCAAAGTTCGGGTACTGAATGAACTTGCCAAAGGAGTAGTGCATCGCCATACGATCAGAGATCGGGTGCGACACACCCAAGCGCGGGCTGAAGAACCACTTCCAACCCACCTTCCCGTCGCGTACCGGGCGCAGTTCCCATAGCGCGCCGGTCGCATCGGCAATGTAGTCCCATGGGTGGAAATCGTTCTTGAAGCGCCTGGTGTCGTTGTCATAGCCGTCCACCCGCGCACCCACGTTCACGATCATGCCCATGTACTCGATGCGGTCCTGCAGGTAGAAGCCGAACTCCTTCGGGTAGAACGTGTGCTTGTCCAGGTGGAAGCACTCCATCGGGTACTGGTGACCAGCGCCACCGAGCTCCGCCTGCTTGTTGTCCACGTCCACGTAGTGGTAGCGGAACTGGAATCCTGTCTTGATCTGGTGGTTGTAGGTGATCTGGCTGGTCAGGTCACCCTTGATGGTGCTCACGTTGCGCGTGGTGCGGCTGTAGAGTGCAGCCGGGTAGCGCGGCCGGAACAGGCCACCAGTGGTCCAGAAATTGACCTTGTTCTCCATGTAGGTCTGGTCGATGGCACTGTAGAAGAAGGTGCGGTTGGGGTCCCTGGGCCCGAGCACAGCGTCGGGGTGCTCATTGAGGTAATTGCCCACGTAGCCGTTGACCGTGGTCCAGTCGATGTAGGTGATGCCGGTGGCCTCATCGGTCTTGGTGACGCCGCCCACGTAGCGGAGGTACTCCTCACGCGAATCAAAGTCGATAAAGTCGCCCTTCTCGTCGATGTCGCAGTAGCCATCGCCGTTGTCGTCCGGATAGCCGAGCTCGCTGTTCTTGTTGCTCTGGCTGATCTGGATCTCGTAGAAGGTTTTTGGCGACAGGGTGTGGGTCCACTTGGCGTAGGCCACCAGGCCCAGGTCCTTGTAACGCGGCGCGCCCTCCATGTAGTACAACCACTTCGGGTTGAACTTCCAGTTGACAAAGTTGAACAACTGGCCTCCGTCGTCGATTTGCCCATAGAGGGTCACGCGCATGTCCTTGGTGAAATCGTAGTGCAGCTTCAAGCTGCTGACGATGCGCTTATCCAGGTCGAAGGGCATGGCGGAGGTGCGCAGGTTCTGGTAGCGCCCCGTCAGGAAGAAGCCGCCCTTGCCGCCCGTGAAAGGCAACGGTCCACTCAGATTGCCTTCAACCTCGTAGGAGCGGCCCAGACCCACAGAGTCGTCGGGATCATAGTAGTACTTGTCCCGGCACAGCTGCTCGTTCCATGTGTACAGCTGGGCAGAACGCTGATCCTTGATCTGCGACGAAGCAGCCAGCTTGTCCCGCTCGTCAAAGTAGCCAATCTGGAGGATGTTGCCTTGGGCGTCCTTCTTGCTGTCCTTCATGTAGTACGGGTTGGTGCCAAAGTGCTCGATCTTGTCCATAGGCGTGCCGCGGACATAGATCTTGCCGGTGTAGTGCTGGCCGCCGGACTTGGTCACCATGTTCACGATGCCAGCCGACGCAGTGGGGTATTCAGCGGTGAAAGTGCCAGCGTAGACGTTCAATTCCTGGATGGCGCTCGACAGCATTTCGGTCATGGCCGTCTCGCGGAGTTCCGAGCGACGGAACGCCTGGTAGACGTGCCCAACATCCAAGGTGCCAAACGCGCCGGTGCCGCCCGAAAAGTACGTGTCGGACACATCCAC is a window from the Calditrichota bacterium genome containing:
- a CDS encoding TonB-dependent receptor, which gives rise to MHKRILQLALLVPIVLVLSLAAAVPVFAVTGKIAGRVTDADTGEPLPGVNVIIEGTTMGASTDLQGRYFILNVPPGVYSVKASFMGYTAVTKTGVRVVTGLTSDVDFQLSPTVIEGQAVTVVAERPLVEKTLTQSKTTMEAEELDHRLPVGSYRDLVETAASTFSGYVRGGRKYETKYLVDGVDVSDTYFSGGTGAFGTLDVGHVYQAFRRSELRETAMTEMLSSAIQELNVYAGTFTAEYPTASAGIVNMVTKSGGQHYTGKIYVRGTPMDKIEHFGTNPYYMKDSKKDAQGNILQIGYFDERDKLAASSQIKDQRSAQLYTWNEQLCRDKYYYDPDDSVGLGRSYEVEGNLSGPLPFTGGKGGFFLTGRYQNLRTSAMPFDLDKRIVSSLKLHYDFTKDMRVTLYGQIDDGGQLFNFVNWKFNPKWLYYMEGAPRYKDLGLVAYAKWTHTLSPKTFYEIQISQSNKNSELGYPDDNGDGYCDIDEKGDFIDFDSREEYLRYVGGVTKTDEATGITYIDWTTVNGYVGNYLNEHPDAVLGPRDPNRTFFYSAIDQTYMENKVNFWTTGGLFRPRYPAALYSRTTRNVSTIKGDLTSQITYNHQIKTGFQFRYHYVDVDNKQAELGGAGHQYPMECFHLDKHTFYPKEFGFYLQDRIEYMGMIVNVGARVDGYDNDTRRFKNDFHPWDYIADATGALWELRPVRDGKVGWKWFFSPRLGVSHPISDRMAMHYSFGKFIQYPNFASLYTDYNFTNYSASPSMTTVWVDQEPMRSTAYEIGLQWAPVLDISLDAVVYYRDVENYGNRLWTLTPYKGQGLYIRSSWGHADSR